From a single Candidatus Defluviilinea gracilis genomic region:
- a CDS encoding CPBP family intramembrane metalloprotease: MKWIAPALAYLAVFLGLFVFHSAWAALLGFHAAILGSLWIARPGIPLSTLLNYSNKKWIALSLLVCGSSGFALLLLWDVFGIANDLPAQVEALGLNARTWAPFIAYFALVNPFVEEYFWRGYLASATKRLHRSDVLYAGFHALILIHKVPIVSICVAVAALTWAGWFWRQVAREEDGGLLAPVLGHMAADFTILLAIYTMAT; encoded by the coding sequence ATGAAATGGATCGCGCCGGCGCTGGCGTATCTTGCGGTGTTTCTGGGGTTGTTTGTCTTTCATAGCGCGTGGGCGGCGTTGCTTGGCTTTCATGCGGCGATCCTCGGCTCGCTGTGGATTGCCCGACCGGGTATTCCGCTTTCAACGTTGCTCAACTATTCAAATAAAAAATGGATCGCGTTGAGTCTTTTGGTTTGCGGAAGCAGCGGCTTTGCGTTATTGCTTCTGTGGGATGTGTTCGGCATTGCGAACGATCTCCCGGCGCAAGTGGAAGCCCTGGGGTTGAACGCTCGAACATGGGCGCCGTTTATCGCGTACTTTGCGCTGGTCAACCCGTTCGTTGAGGAGTATTTCTGGCGCGGATATTTGGCAAGCGCAACGAAGCGCCTCCATCGTTCTGATGTGTTGTATGCGGGCTTTCATGCGTTGATTTTGATTCATAAAGTTCCCATCGTTTCGATATGCGTTGCGGTTGCCGCGCTGACATGGGCGGGCTGGTTTTGGAGACAGGTCGCGCGCGAAGAGGATGGCGGGTTGCTCGCGCCCGTGCTGGGTCATATGGCGGCAGATTTCACCATCCTGTTGGCGATCTACACCATGGCAACCTGA
- a CDS encoding WD40 repeat domain-containing protein yields the protein MRILIASLSLCAWLLDACTFSVQVVPTPGATLPATPTASSTPLRLPATETLEPGVVAPFATLTPVAIRLDTLSLLEIFNNIDVPETARALAFSPDGEVLAGTGGDANDFTIHLWYAESGEEIGVLEGHRDIVWNLAFSPDGSMLASVSGDGTANIWDWRAGILLQTLQFPNQVGTVNFSPNGETIAVGGLDDPQYLTAAIWIYSTSAWRPLLKIPDYVNITAMAYSPNGRWLVGGGASRNVQVWRTSDGTSLFTLNHPHPSLDVAISVDNAVAATATCSFAVDDDCAEGAVWLWDLNTGKLIQHLRGFPDTVENVIFSADGSLLIAASRDGMVRIYDTATFAVVFEADPPGGNGALALSPDGRFLATGGSNGEVRLWRVVVRP from the coding sequence GTGCGAATTTTGATTGCAAGCCTGTCCTTGTGCGCCTGGTTGTTGGATGCCTGCACATTCTCGGTGCAGGTGGTGCCGACGCCGGGCGCCACCCTGCCCGCCACGCCAACCGCGTCTTCCACGCCTTTGCGCCTGCCTGCCACAGAAACACTCGAGCCGGGAGTGGTCGCGCCGTTTGCCACTCTCACTCCTGTGGCGATTCGACTCGATACGTTGAGCCTGCTTGAAATTTTCAATAACATCGATGTGCCTGAAACGGCGCGCGCGCTGGCGTTCTCGCCCGATGGCGAGGTGTTGGCGGGGACGGGGGGCGACGCGAACGATTTTACGATCCATCTATGGTATGCGGAAAGCGGAGAGGAGATCGGCGTGTTGGAGGGACATCGCGATATTGTGTGGAACCTTGCCTTTTCGCCGGACGGTTCGATGCTGGCATCTGTTTCGGGCGACGGCACAGCCAATATTTGGGATTGGCGCGCAGGCATCTTATTGCAAACGCTACAATTCCCCAACCAGGTAGGGACAGTCAACTTTTCGCCGAATGGCGAGACCATTGCCGTGGGCGGGCTTGACGATCCGCAATATCTCACAGCCGCGATCTGGATCTATTCCACCAGCGCGTGGAGGCCGCTGTTGAAGATTCCCGACTACGTGAACATCACCGCGATGGCGTATTCGCCGAATGGGCGCTGGCTGGTGGGCGGCGGCGCTTCGCGCAATGTGCAGGTCTGGCGGACAAGCGATGGGACATCCCTCTTCACGCTCAACCATCCTCACCCCTCGCTCGATGTTGCCATTTCAGTTGATAACGCTGTGGCGGCGACTGCCACCTGTTCGTTTGCCGTGGACGATGATTGCGCCGAGGGCGCGGTCTGGTTATGGGATTTAAACACCGGCAAACTGATCCAGCACTTGCGCGGCTTCCCAGACACTGTGGAGAACGTGATATTCTCGGCGGATGGTTCCCTGCTGATTGCCGCCTCGCGGGATGGGATGGTGCGCATCTACGATACGGCTACCTTTGCTGTCGTCTTCGAAGCCGATCCGCCGGGCGGCAACGGCGCGCTGGCGCTCTCGCCGGATGGGCGTTTTCTTGCCACCGGCGGCTCGAATGGGGAAGTTCGTTTGTGGCGGGTGGTGGTTCGCCCGTGA
- a CDS encoding DUF5615 family PIN-like protein: protein MAKARLHLDADASIKAVYNALRERGHDVTRTPNDWIPFDADDKAQLLNASAQGRVLFTFNIRDFLVLAKRYSTHHGILLAVQNRWTIRELIESLDLALTQTGDDDWLGVVRWLNDFKK, encoded by the coding sequence GTGGCTAAAGCGCGTTTGCATCTTGATGCAGACGCGTCCATCAAGGCGGTGTACAACGCGTTACGCGAGCGCGGTCACGACGTCACGCGCACCCCAAACGATTGGATACCATTCGACGCCGACGACAAAGCGCAATTGCTCAATGCGTCTGCGCAGGGACGCGTGCTCTTCACGTTCAACATCCGCGACTTTCTTGTCTTGGCAAAACGATATTCCACACATCATGGAATACTCCTTGCTGTGCAAAATCGTTGGACGATCCGTGAACTGATCGAATCGCTCGACCTTGCTTTGACTCAAACTGGAGATGATGATTGGCTTGGCGTGGTCCGATGGTTGAATGATTTCAAGAAATAG
- a CDS encoding IS110 family transposase, producing the protein MCILCRCRYCIRFFHGQCWNTARKVTVKPTKFENDENGFVSFLGWLQEHNLKTESTVVCMEATGVYSEGLAYFLYASGYSVAVEPPLNIQRKFPVNASKTDELDCQYIAEYACRYADKLSLWKPRAEILEQVKLLLTTRQHFSVQLTGHKNALHAIHRKKVSSELAKHSHQNMIEQITKSIKEIDKEIRRLIESDPTFKQTLLLLMTVPGIGLQLAAHLLILMQETLDPRSLAAFIGICPIKHESGSSVYSAPTSRHFGPPKLRKLLYLAACSVRTHKSSFSNTFTAKSRMASTKNWSSTTSKTRSSRLLVLSSARNNPTFPTMLLSIPWFFKKP; encoded by the coding sequence ATTTGTATCCTTTGTAGGTGTCGATATTGCATCCGCTTCTTTCATGGCCAGTGTTGGAACACAGCCCGGAAAGTCACGGTCAAACCAACGAAATTCGAGAATGACGAAAATGGTTTCGTCTCCTTTCTCGGCTGGTTGCAGGAACACAACCTGAAGACCGAAAGCACCGTGGTGTGTATGGAAGCGACAGGCGTCTATAGTGAAGGCTTGGCATACTTCCTATATGCCAGTGGTTATTCGGTGGCGGTCGAACCGCCGTTGAACATCCAGCGCAAGTTTCCTGTGAACGCTTCCAAAACCGATGAACTGGACTGCCAGTATATCGCCGAGTATGCCTGCCGCTATGCGGACAAACTCTCCTTGTGGAAACCGAGAGCCGAGATTTTGGAGCAAGTCAAGCTACTGTTGACCACGCGCCAGCACTTTTCGGTACAGTTGACGGGACATAAGAACGCCTTGCACGCGATCCACCGCAAGAAGGTCTCGTCTGAACTTGCCAAGCACTCTCACCAGAACATGATCGAGCAGATTACCAAGTCCATCAAAGAGATCGATAAGGAAATCCGTCGTTTGATTGAAAGCGATCCAACCTTCAAACAGACCCTGCTCTTGCTCATGACGGTGCCTGGCATCGGGCTGCAACTCGCCGCTCACTTACTGATCCTCATGCAGGAAACACTCGATCCAAGAAGTTTGGCGGCTTTCATCGGCATCTGCCCGATCAAGCATGAAAGTGGCTCTTCCGTCTACTCGGCTCCAACTTCACGACACTTTGGACCTCCAAAGTTACGCAAACTCCTTTATCTGGCGGCCTGCTCCGTGCGTACGCACAAAAGCAGTTTCAGCAATACTTTTACCGCAAAGTCGCGGATGGCAAGCACAAAAAACTGGTCCTCAACAACATCCAAAACAAGATCCTCAAGATTGCTTGTGCTGTCGTCCGCTCGCAACAACCCTACCTTCCCAACTATGTTGCTGTCAATCCCCTGGTTTTTCAAAAAACCTTGA
- the rlmB gene encoding 23S rRNA (guanosine(2251)-2'-O)-methyltransferase RlmB — MKEFIYSRNAVYETLRAKRREVLKIELADNVQIKGKLADVLSLASQRKIQVVKAKRPQLDKIHEHNQGIVAEVSKYPYADLLDILENARKKNEPPFVLLLDSLNDPQNFGTLIRTAEATGVHGIVIPLAHTVEVTPAVVNASSGASEHMLIARSNLSQAIDTLKEENVWVVGLDQDGETVGAKTQRHLTGSTALVVGSEGEGIRQLTRAKCDIVLKLPMRGEVESLNAAVAGSVALYLAYLARQETR, encoded by the coding sequence ATGAAAGAATTTATCTACTCCCGCAACGCCGTCTACGAAACCCTCCGCGCCAAACGCAGGGAGGTGCTCAAGATCGAACTCGCAGACAATGTGCAGATCAAAGGCAAACTTGCCGATGTGCTGTCGTTGGCTTCGCAAAGAAAGATTCAAGTCGTCAAAGCCAAACGCCCGCAACTGGATAAGATCCACGAACATAATCAAGGCATCGTTGCGGAGGTGAGCAAGTATCCGTATGCCGACCTGCTCGATATTTTGGAGAACGCGCGCAAGAAGAACGAGCCTCCGTTCGTGTTGTTACTCGATTCATTGAATGACCCGCAAAACTTTGGCACATTGATTCGCACGGCAGAGGCGACGGGTGTGCATGGCATCGTCATTCCGCTGGCGCACACGGTGGAGGTGACTCCGGCGGTGGTCAACGCCTCATCGGGCGCGAGCGAGCACATGCTCATTGCGCGGTCAAACCTCTCGCAAGCGATTGACACATTGAAAGAAGAAAATGTTTGGGTGGTGGGACTCGATCAGGACGGGGAAACGGTCGGGGCGAAGACTCAGCGTCACTTAACTGGATCAACCGCGCTCGTGGTCGGAAGCGAGGGCGAGGGCATCCGTCAACTCACGCGCGCGAAATGCGACATCGTGTTAAAACTTCCGATGCGCGGAGAAGTCGAATCGCTCAACGCGGCGGTGGCGGGGTCGGTGGCGTTGTATCTTGCATATCTTGCAAGGCAAGAGACTAGATGA
- a CDS encoding glycoside hydrolase family 1 protein — protein sequence MPQATYHFPRGFLWGTATAAHQVEGNNTNNQWWKWEQDGHTDGTSGLACDWWGGRWREDFDRAAEGGQNAHRFSVEWSRIQPTPDTWDEDALERYRAMLRGLRERGMTPMVTLHHFSDPLWLAEHGGWETDAVLPLFEKFVRKTVEALKEYCTVWCTINEPNGYALNGYVGGGLSGNWPPGKNSLRLAVHVLSNLVRAHVVGYHAIHQIQPEARVGFAQNYRSFVPHHSWSPVDRLLTKNADNLVNKTFPMPLANGTMRTPLGTIRIPEARGAQDYYGFNYYSRNRVTFDLRRPETFFSNGFFADNSDFSDKKFLVNEPDGMFEGLKWIVRTFPNLPIIISENGFPDADDKVRPRYMAQHIHQMWRAVNFNWPIKGYFHWTLVDNFEWDQGWTLRFGLWGLDLETQKRIKRPSADLYAEICKENGLSSEMVQKYCPEVFEKLFPV from the coding sequence TTGCCTCAAGCAACCTATCATTTCCCGCGCGGATTTTTATGGGGGACGGCGACCGCCGCTCATCAAGTGGAAGGCAACAACACGAACAATCAGTGGTGGAAGTGGGAACAAGACGGTCACACGGACGGGACGTCTGGGCTCGCCTGCGATTGGTGGGGAGGACGCTGGAGGGAAGACTTCGATCGCGCCGCAGAGGGCGGACAGAACGCGCATCGCTTTTCGGTGGAGTGGAGCCGCATCCAGCCGACGCCCGACACATGGGACGAAGACGCGCTCGAACGTTATCGCGCCATGTTGCGCGGACTGCGCGAGCGCGGCATGACGCCGATGGTGACGTTGCATCATTTTTCCGATCCGTTGTGGTTGGCTGAACATGGTGGCTGGGAAACGGATGCGGTCCTCCCGTTATTTGAGAAATTTGTCCGCAAGACAGTGGAAGCGTTGAAGGAATATTGCACGGTATGGTGCACCATCAATGAGCCGAACGGTTATGCCTTGAATGGATATGTGGGCGGGGGTTTAAGCGGAAACTGGCCCCCCGGAAAAAACAGTTTAAGACTTGCTGTGCATGTGCTGTCAAACCTGGTACGCGCGCATGTCGTCGGGTATCACGCCATCCATCAAATCCAACCTGAGGCAAGGGTGGGGTTTGCACAGAATTATCGTTCCTTTGTGCCGCACCACTCATGGTCGCCAGTGGATAGGCTGTTGACCAAAAACGCCGACAATCTGGTAAACAAAACATTTCCGATGCCGCTGGCAAATGGAACGATGCGAACGCCGCTTGGCACGATCCGCATCCCGGAAGCCAGGGGCGCACAGGATTATTACGGTTTCAACTACTATTCGCGCAACCGCGTCACATTTGACCTGCGAAGACCTGAAACTTTTTTCAGCAACGGTTTTTTTGCGGACAATTCAGATTTCAGCGATAAGAAATTTCTCGTGAACGAACCCGATGGCATGTTTGAAGGCTTGAAATGGATCGTGCGGACTTTCCCGAACCTGCCCATTATCATCAGTGAAAACGGATTTCCCGATGCCGACGATAAAGTTCGTCCGCGTTATATGGCGCAGCACATTCATCAGATGTGGCGCGCCGTCAACTTCAATTGGCCCATCAAGGGTTATTTTCATTGGACGCTCGTGGATAACTTCGAATGGGATCAAGGCTGGACTCTGCGCTTCGGTCTGTGGGGACTTGATTTGGAAACGCAGAAGCGAATCAAACGCCCGTCGGCAGATCTGTACGCGGAGATTTGCAAAGAGAACGGTCTATCATCCGAGATGGTGCAGAAGTATTGTCCTGAGGTGTTCGAGAAGTTGTTTCCTGTTTGA
- a CDS encoding DUF4258 domain-containing protein codes for MPEPIFTIHARDMLKEREILEQWVLDAISMPDEKSIESDGNTHYFKSLLERENRILHVVVNEGVEPNRIVTLFFDRRRRTK; via the coding sequence ATGCCCGAACCCATTTTTACTATCCACGCTAGAGATATGCTCAAAGAACGAGAGATTCTCGAACAATGGGTTTTAGATGCAATCAGTATGCCAGACGAAAAGAGCATTGAAAGTGATGGCAATACGCACTATTTCAAATCATTGCTCGAACGTGAGAATCGGATTTTGCATGTGGTTGTAAATGAAGGTGTCGAGCCAAACCGTATCGTAACTTTGTTTTTCGATCGGCGAAGGAGAACGAAATGA
- a CDS encoding DUF2283 domain-containing protein, which translates to MKLKIDKENDALYFRLDESAIVESEEVQPGVILDFDKNNLVVGIEILNLSARIGQEKLNLLQLETA; encoded by the coding sequence ATGAAACTGAAAATTGACAAGGAAAACGACGCTCTGTATTTTCGATTGGACGAAAGTGCGATTGTTGAATCGGAAGAGGTGCAACCTGGCGTCATTCTGGATTTTGACAAAAATAACCTGGTTGTTGGGATTGAAATCCTGAATCTGAGCGCACGGATTGGTCAGGAAAAATTAAACTTACTGCAACTCGAAACTGCATAG
- a CDS encoding phosphotransferase: MLSLPSDFISTITNTFGVDGEQFLADLPALIDEASQRWGLTNIQPVPNLSYNFVAYATSPSPLAPLPQGEGDVVLKLGIPRDELTSEIAALRLFDGDGACQLIDADEEKGFLLLERLRPGVMLSTLEDDEEATRIAAEGMKRVWRFDFAALRSARNKFIELPDWFEGLKQLRKMFNGRTGPLDEKLVERVERSTKDFFAENHSPVLMHGDFHHFNILSSERGWLVIDPKGVIGPACYEVGPLMMNPWEMLPRGSRLKSRIKKRVDILREQLGFERERIIEWSLAHAILSAWWGIEDRTGWEYSMRFAEMIADIE, translated from the coding sequence ATGCTCTCTCTACCATCCGATTTCATCTCCACCATCACCAACACCTTCGGCGTGGACGGGGAGCAATTCCTCGCGGACCTCCCCGCGTTGATTGACGAAGCGTCGCAACGATGGGGTTTGACGAACATTCAGCCTGTCCCGAATCTTTCCTATAATTTTGTGGCATACGCGACATCACCCTCACCCCTAGCCCCTCTCCCTCAGGGAGAGGGGGACGTTGTGCTCAAACTCGGCATCCCGCGCGATGAGTTGACGAGTGAGATCGCCGCGTTGCGATTGTTCGACGGCGACGGAGCATGTCAGTTAATTGATGCAGATGAGGAAAAGGGATTTCTATTGCTGGAACGATTGCGCCCCGGCGTGATGCTGTCCACTCTCGAAGATGATGAAGAAGCGACGCGCATCGCGGCGGAGGGGATGAAGAGGGTCTGGCGCTTCGACTTCGCTGCGCTCCGCTCAGCGCGGAATAAATTTATCGAACTCCCCGATTGGTTCGAGGGATTGAAGCAGTTACGGAAAATGTTCAATGGCAGGACCGGTCCGCTGGATGAGAAACTTGTGGAGCGGGTGGAACGATCAACGAAAGATTTTTTCGCGGAGAATCACAGTCCCGTGTTGATGCACGGAGATTTTCATCACTTCAATATTTTGTCGTCGGAACGCGGGTGGTTGGTCATTGACCCGAAGGGAGTCATTGGTCCCGCGTGCTATGAGGTGGGTCCGCTGATGATGAACCCGTGGGAAATGTTGCCACGGGGAAGCAGGTTGAAGTCGCGGATCAAGAAGCGGGTTGACATCCTGCGCGAGCAGTTGGGGTTCGAGCGCGAGCGAATCATCGAGTGGAGTCTGGCGCACGCGATCCTCTCCGCATGGTGGGGGATCGAGGATCGGACAGGCTGGGAATATTCGATGCGGTTTGCCGAGATGATTGCTGATATTGAATGA
- a CDS encoding ABC transporter ATP-binding protein translates to MTITTSTPAEFSLQRAHTADRSSPARWVWSHASRHGWIIFMMALGAVGNAGLAAVVPVLTGDAFNAMLKPTPDTSVLLPLAFTIGLSQIIRGVLQLGRNFGAELLAQHMERQVRDELYLSLLGKSMTFHNLQPVGDTMARSTNDVRELNYMFSPGLNLVVGSFVFILMPIFVAGRYHPALVITPVVFTVLYFVFLARYLKTLSPITDEVRATFGQMNTHLSESLDGVEVVKGAAQENAEVDKFVMNASRVRDAFVRQGDLEGRYIAMLLLGSAYAFGLFHALLLFRSGQINVGDVVAYFGLLLLLQFPTFVSTFAYSQISSGMSGARRILELITRETNLDQNAQGYSEAMKGEVEFQNVSFAYGADPELENISFKVKQGQTVAIVGQTGAGKTSLVKLINRTYDTTQGRVLIDGVDVRDWNLASLRSQISMIEQDIFLFSRSVSDNLAFGKPGATRSEIEAAAKSAQADDFILSFEKGYDTVVGERGVTLSGGQRQRIALGRAFLTDPHILILDDSTSAIDSATEDKIQRAISNAARGRTTFIITHRLSQIRWADLIIVLRKGKIAAIGAHDELMKTSDAYAKIFRE, encoded by the coding sequence ATGACTATTACAACCTCTACTCCTGCTGAATTTTCATTACAACGCGCCCACACTGCCGATCGCTCCAGCCCGGCTCGCTGGGTGTGGTCGCATGCCTCGCGGCATGGCTGGATCATTTTCATGATGGCGCTTGGCGCGGTGGGGAATGCCGGTCTTGCGGCGGTGGTGCCGGTGCTGACCGGCGACGCGTTCAACGCGATGCTCAAGCCCACTCCCGACACCAGCGTTCTTTTGCCGCTGGCGTTCACCATCGGTCTCTCGCAGATCATCCGCGGCGTGTTGCAACTGGGGAGGAACTTCGGCGCGGAATTGTTGGCGCAACACATGGAACGACAAGTGCGCGACGAGTTGTATCTTTCATTGCTCGGCAAGAGCATGACCTTCCACAACCTGCAACCCGTCGGCGACACGATGGCGCGCTCCACCAACGATGTGCGCGAACTCAATTATATGTTCAGCCCGGGGTTGAACCTTGTGGTGGGCTCGTTCGTTTTTATCCTCATGCCCATTTTCGTGGCGGGGCGATATCATCCCGCGCTGGTGATCACGCCGGTCGTTTTTACGGTCCTGTATTTCGTCTTCCTCGCGCGTTACCTCAAAACGCTTTCGCCGATCACCGACGAAGTGCGCGCCACGTTCGGGCAGATGAACACGCATCTCTCCGAATCGTTGGATGGCGTGGAAGTGGTGAAAGGCGCGGCGCAAGAGAACGCGGAAGTGGACAAGTTCGTGATGAACGCCAGCCGCGTGCGCGACGCCTTCGTGCGACAAGGCGACCTGGAGGGACGTTACATCGCCATGCTATTGCTCGGTTCTGCCTACGCTTTCGGGCTGTTTCACGCTCTTCTGCTTTTCCGCAGCGGGCAGATCAACGTCGGCGATGTGGTGGCATACTTCGGCTTGCTCTTGTTGCTCCAATTCCCAACCTTTGTTTCCACCTTTGCCTATTCGCAAATTTCATCGGGCATGTCGGGCGCGCGCCGCATTTTGGAATTGATCACCCGCGAGACCAACCTCGACCAGAACGCGCAGGGATACTCCGAAGCCATGAAAGGCGAAGTGGAATTTCAAAACGTCTCTTTCGCGTATGGCGCCGACCCCGAATTGGAAAATATTTCGTTCAAAGTCAAACAGGGACAAACTGTCGCCATCGTCGGACAGACCGGGGCGGGGAAAACCTCGCTCGTCAAACTCATCAACCGCACGTACGATACAACGCAGGGACGAGTGCTCATCGACGGCGTGGATGTGCGCGACTGGAATCTCGCCTCGCTCCGTTCGCAGATTTCCATGATCGAGCAGGATATCTTCCTGTTCTCCCGTTCCGTTAGCGACAATCTCGCCTTTGGCAAGCCCGGGGCAACCCGTAGCGAGATCGAAGCGGCGGCGAAGTCTGCCCAAGCCGATGATTTCATCCTGTCATTCGAAAAGGGATATGACACTGTTGTCGGCGAACGCGGGGTGACGCTCTCCGGCGGGCAGCGTCAACGTATTGCGCTCGGGCGCGCGTTTCTCACCGACCCGCACATTTTGATCCTGGACGACTCCACCTCCGCCATCGACTCTGCCACCGAAGACAAGATCCAACGCGCCATCTCCAACGCCGCGCGCGGACGCACCACCTTCATCATCACGCACCGCCTTTCGCAGATCCGCTGGGCAGACCTGATCATCGTCTTGCGAAAAGGAAAAATCGCCGCCATCGGCGCGCACGACGAGTTAATGAAAACCTCCGACGCGTACGCGAAGATTTTTAGGGAGTGA
- a CDS encoding ABC transporter ATP-binding protein: protein MGFFAGLNDEKYDRQYTDRELTRRILGYFKPQTKRLAAVTALVVIIAMIGASLPVVVSRMIDLLKGEPSLTAISLVALAVLGVGFGLWALNWARRSLVVRAVGDVVLDLRARAFRAAAEHDLSFYDQFSSGRIVSRITSDTNDFGQLIVIVTDISSQMVQAVILGVVLFRTDMKLTLLLFAFLPIIFAIAGGFRVLARRVTKRGMKAMADVNAAIKETISGISIAKNFRQEESIFNSFDESNQQSYQVNVQRGFVLSLVFPTLNALSGIFVGVLIYVGGLSAAQGIVTVGAWYLFIMSLDQFFFPVLNLSAFWAQIQAGLSAAERAFALIDADPNVIQTDKQDVHPLKGHIHFDDLHFRYTDKEPILSRFNLVIQPGETLALVGHTGAGKSSIAKLIARFYEFQQGRLLVDGRDIRTFDFAQYRKQLGIVSQVPFLFSGTVADNVRYAAPGASDEEMLKMARQIGDGEWLETLPNGIQTEVGERGAHLSMGQRQLVALMRVLMQKPAIFILDEATASIDPFTEYQIQQALNLILKNSTSILIAHRLSTVKAADRIVVMEKGAIIEEGNHEGLLAKGGHYATLYNTYFRHQSLAYVEQSRTFAK, encoded by the coding sequence ATGGGCTTCTTTGCCGGACTGAACGACGAAAAATACGACCGCCAATACACCGACCGCGAATTGACGCGGCGCATTCTGGGCTACTTTAAACCGCAAACCAAACGACTCGCGGCAGTGACCGCGCTGGTCGTCATCATTGCGATGATCGGCGCGTCTCTGCCGGTGGTTGTCTCTCGCATGATCGACCTGTTGAAAGGCGAGCCCTCCCTAACCGCCATCAGCCTTGTCGCATTGGCAGTGTTGGGAGTTGGCTTCGGCTTGTGGGCGTTGAACTGGGCGCGGCGCAGTCTCGTGGTGCGCGCGGTGGGCGACGTGGTTCTCGACCTGCGCGCGCGCGCCTTCCGCGCCGCGGCGGAACACGACCTCTCGTTCTACGATCAATTTTCATCGGGACGCATCGTCTCGCGCATCACCTCCGATACCAACGACTTTGGTCAACTCATCGTCATCGTCACCGACATCAGCTCGCAGATGGTCCAGGCGGTGATCCTCGGCGTGGTGTTGTTCCGCACCGATATGAAACTAACGTTGTTATTGTTTGCGTTCCTGCCGATCATCTTCGCCATCGCGGGCGGCTTCCGCGTGCTGGCGCGGCGCGTTACCAAGCGCGGCATGAAAGCCATGGCAGACGTGAACGCCGCCATCAAAGAGACCATCAGCGGCATTTCCATCGCGAAAAATTTTCGGCAGGAAGAAAGCATCTTCAACTCGTTCGACGAATCGAACCAGCAATCGTATCAAGTCAACGTGCAACGCGGTTTTGTGTTGTCGCTGGTGTTTCCCACGCTCAACGCGCTCAGCGGTATTTTTGTCGGCGTTCTCATCTACGTGGGCGGGTTGAGCGCGGCGCAGGGCATCGTCACTGTGGGCGCGTGGTATCTCTTCATCATGAGCCTCGACCAATTCTTCTTCCCCGTGCTGAATCTCTCCGCGTTCTGGGCGCAAATTCAAGCGGGGCTGTCCGCCGCCGAACGCGCCTTTGCCCTCATCGACGCCGACCCGAACGTGATTCAAACCGACAAACAGGATGTGCATCCGCTCAAGGGACACATCCACTTCGACGATCTGCATTTTCGCTATACGGATAAAGAACCGATTCTTTCCCGCTTCAACCTGGTCATCCAACCCGGAGAGACGCTCGCCCTTGTGGGCCACACCGGCGCGGGCAAGTCCTCCATTGCGAAGTTGATCGCGCGCTTCTACGAATTCCAGCAGGGACGCCTGCTCGTGGATGGGCGCGACATCCGCACATTCGACTTTGCGCAATACCGCAAACAACTTGGCATCGTGTCTCAAGTCCCGTTTTTATTTTCAGGGACGGTCGCCGACAACGTCCGTTATGCCGCGCCGGGCGCGTCGGATGAGGAGATGTTGAAGATGGCGCGCCAGATCGGCGACGGCGAATGGCTGGAAACGCTCCCGAATGGTATCCAGACCGAAGTCGGGGAGAGAGGCGCGCATCTCTCAATGGGTCAACGTCAACTCGTGGCGTTGATGCGCGTCCTGATGCAGAAGCCCGCCATCTTCATCCTGGATGAGGCGACCGCCAGCATCGACCCGTTCACCGAATATCAAATTCAGCAGGCGCTGAATCTCATCTTGAAAAATTCAACCAGCATTCTCATCGCGCATCGCTTATCCACTGTGAAAGCGGCGGACCGAATCGTGGTGATGGAAAAAGGCGCGATCATCGAAGAGGGGAATCACGAGGGCTTGCTTGCGAAAGGCGGGCATTACGCCACGCTGTACAACACGTATTTCAGGCATCAAAGCCTGGCGTATGTGGAGCAATCGAGAACATTCGCGAAGTAA